Sequence from the Drosophila innubila isolate TH190305 chromosome 3L unlocalized genomic scaffold, UK_Dinn_1.0 0_D_3L, whole genome shotgun sequence genome:
TTCTGGAGCTCGTTAATGGCGAATAGCTCCATCTCGCCGTTGCGTCCAAAGATGCCATTGGGAATCTTGCGGAGGAACTTCTTTAATACACTGGCAATGGTGAACACGGAATACTTGTCCACGTTGACAAGTCGACCCGCCTGCAGGAAGTGAATCAGCTTTTTCATGGAGGCCTGATGACCTGGAGCACGGAAAACATCGCGTCGATTGGGCGACTCCTTGTTCAGCTTTAATATCAGCACCAGCAGCGGTCCcggaatgttgttgttgtgcttgcaCACCTCCTCCAGTGGCACTCCAAACTTGACCTTCTCCAGGCGGTAGGGGTAACCAGGAGCGGTTGCCGGATGGCCGCAGGAGGTGACAACATTGCCCAAATCCGCGGCGCGTCGATGCACGCGTTCAGCCCAGCTGGacattgtgtatgtgtgtgtgtgcagtgcgtgtgtgtgagcgttTGGTTTGTTAGTATGCGTGCGGTTATTTGCCTGCGTACTCGTGTGtctgtgcctgtgtgtgtttgtataaaTGTGTGGGCAGCGCTTTTCTTTCGGGCGTTCTTCGTTTTTCACAGAAAAATGTGCTCGCTCACAATTTTATGCTGTTTTATGCTGGCCAAAAACATGTTCTTTTTGATTCCCCTTTACTTTCCACTGGAATGTAACTgcgttgttgtagttgttgttgttatttatttttatgttattttttttttgtatctgtatGCATTTATCTtgctttcgttgttgttgctgctcctcgTACTTgtttctgttaatttttttttgttttgggcgttgtttgaattttcttcGTACGTagtagttatttattttgtacgTTAAGTTTTTTCGAATGTTAATTGAATATGACAAgatctttattttatgtatgcgtgcatgtgtgtgtgtatgcctGCTTGGATTTGGcaatttcaattcttttttatgCTCGCGCAGCCACAGCAGCCACTCCTGTAtgcacttttttttgctttggctttgcttttgctacTTCTCTTGCCTTTTTCGCTGTTGTAAGTTTCTTCACAGTTTAAGCGTAGATTGCGCGTCGCGTTGAAACATATTGAACGAAGTAGAAATTCACCCACATGCACGTTAAAGTGTAAGAACGCggctgattgttgttgctatttatattaaataaattggttAGTTTTCGTGgctcttaaattaattttcacattctccgcacgcacgcacaacttgcaactcgcAGCACTTTTTGTTCACTGTTGCTTAACACTACACACGCATACAACAATACCCAACAGTTTGCAGTAATGTTATTAACAGTAACCATTCAGTTTGCCTGGAAAAGAACTAGTACAATCGTTAATCGGTTTTACGGTTGTTTGCAGAAAAGTATTATATTAAGCAGTTTGTTCCCAATGCggttaaataatttgtttgtttaatcaAAGTTGTGTAGGTGGCGGCATGTCTCGAAGAAAAAATGGAAAGGGTCTCAGGTTCGAATTTAACAGCTGTTAGCTGGCTTCCAAGTAACCACTTTCATTAATTGATTACAGTGCCGAGTGAGCATTACAGAATGACAACATTTTCGATACATCGATGCTAATGTGTGCAGCACTGATAGTCACAGTCgataataaaacttaactaACATTCGATATTTCGACAGCATAGTCGATAgttgtcatttaaattttaggcgaaaatttaaattttagcttatgcaaatattaaaatgcaataacttaaattaaattaaattaattaacattttgatgaaaattaaaaattcgaaattcaaaaaaaacataaattttaatgaagttttaaAGCTAGTTAACCCAAGGCGagagaaattaataattttattctagaaacaaaaaaaagtttcattaAACCgagaaaaattctaaaaaaaattctgcaaaaattaaaaaaattctagcttcaaataaaaagaaaaattttaattttgttgaattttgttgttgcaactaatttttttattaatttagagcaagctgccagatcggaaaattttgtagggtggcagccccaatTAGAACAAGTTGGCAGATCGGAAAATTGTGTAGGGTGGCAGACCCATTTTATAAAGACGCCGCGAGAGCTTACTGTGCTTTTTGAACAGATCGTACAGAACGATTTCggaaaaaatttttgacaattgagaaaaaaatacGACTATTTTTGAGATAGCCGACGAAACAAAACCGATTCCATACATTTTGAATGGGGGtatatttcaaatcaaaaagcGATCAGGCGACTACACAATCGTGGAATGCGTTTATTGTCATCACAGGacaaaagttcttaaaaaaattgacaaaattaaaaaaaggtattATTTAACTATTGACCTAAAATAATACATTGCCAGATCGGCAACCTTTTTCTGGGAAAGGTGGCAGCCCTTTTATAGAGAATATATGTAAAGTGAAATTGTTGCAAgctaagaaataataaaaatacaaagctGCCAATAAATAAGCCACATATTCATTGCAAGATAATTAGCCAACAAAAGTACGTATAACCCAGTAGGCTGTCAAGCTAATTACAGCATctgtgacacacacacacatacgtatactcgaataatttatttttgtttgtctcaattattttgttgtctgctacacaacaacaaaaacaacaaaacttcaataccaccagcaacaacaagaatagcACAAATCAATTTTCTTAACTATCTGTTAATAGATACATacgtttaaatattaataataacaagaaaaagaagGTGACAAATCgcaatacattttttggcTCAATCGCTTATCCAAAATTTTCAAGTTccaattacaaaaacaattttcatacaaatgtgtgtgtgtgtgtgtgagtgccgCTGCTCACCTTGAATCCGtcaacgtcgtcgtcgtcttcgttgttgctgctgcttccccCTCTTCGTCTTCGACAGCGTCAGCGTCTACGTATAAGATATTGACCCTGTACGCCTGATACATATTTcaagcacacaaacacacacctaTAATACATAGAGGaacgtttgtttttgttgttgctatttgtaGGTGAACAAATGACCACCGCTGCCTCCACATCGCAAAATGCGTCGTCGACGTTGATGACCGCTGGTGGAGCCGGAGTCggagtcacaacaacaacaacaacatcactGACGACGACACCCAGCAGTTCGGCAGTGCGTGCTCTGGCCATGGAATACAAGTCACTGCAGGAAGAGCCAGTGGAGGGATTTCGCGTCAAGCTGATGAATGACGACAATCTATTTGAATGGGAGGTTGCCATCTTCGGTCCGCCGGATACACTATATCAGGGTGGATATTTTAAGGCTCATATGAAATTCCCACACGATTATCCATATTCGCCGCCATCCATACGCTTCCTCACCAAGGTATGGCATCCGAATGTGTATGAGAACGGTGATCTTTGCATATCCATACTGCATCCACCGGTGGACGATCCGCAAAGTGGAGAGCTGCCCTGCGAGCGCTGGAATCCCACACAGAATGTGCGAACCATTCTCCTATCGGTTATATCGCTGCTCAATGAGCCAAACACATACTCTCCGGCGAATGTGGATGCCTCGGTGATGTATCGCCGATGGCGGGACTCCCAAGTAAGTGAAGTAATTCCATCAATTGTGTCAATTCATGTTCCAATATTACACATAGGGCAAGGACAACGAGTATCCGAACATCATACGGAAGCAGGCACTGGCTGCCAATGCGGAGGCGAAGCGTGAGGGCATTGTGGTACCTATGACGCTGGAGGATTACTGTCTGAAGCCGACGGTCAAGCCCAGCACAGAGTCTGGGCTAGATGCGAATTTCTATGATGATGATTTCGATTTGGAGACCGAAGATTTGCCCACAGATTCCGATGAAgacgatgaggatgaggacgacgatgatgatgatgatgatgatgatgacgaggaTCAGGATCAAGGGAAGGGGAACGGGGACAGTGCTGcgtttagcaaaaataatgTCAATACTAAatgcaagaacaacaatggTCTTGTCTCTGCGAAatcagctgctgcagctgccgcagCGGATGACACTGAATCCGCTGATGACAGCGGCAAAGGGGAAACAACATAATCTTCATAATGAACCCACTCCACATCCGCATCCTACACTGCTCCTGCCCAAGGCCTCTGCGTAGCATTTAAATCAAGTACGGAAGTGTGTGAATCGAACAGCTTGGAGGCGTCTCCCCGAGCAAATTAAAAGGCCAACTGCTATGTTTTTAATCCCCCACTCCACACCCAACAcgaattattatattttttataccactaacaattatttatgtacaacTGAGAGAACCATTTGTCAGCCAATTAGCGCAACAGCTAATAATCCTCAGCCAGCCAGTTAGACAGCCAACCGATCGATCCAATCCAATCCGATCCGATCGGTCAGTCATCCAGCTCTCCTGGTTAGGCCAAATTTTGAACCAATCCATAAGAGTTTCGGGAGCTTGCGAATCcttttaaaagcaacaaaacaactgaatattaatatatatatatatacaatatacacatatgtattagcaataaattattatttaaaaatatatattattatacagataaacgcatacatacaaacatatatgtgCAGCATACGATGATGGGCGGGGGACAACAGGAGGTGGGAGAAACAGTTGCAGATTTTTAAAACCCGTAGAACTACGTGTAACCTCCAAACTAAGTGAGAGACATCCTAATGAAACAAagctaaactaaactaaagtaAAAACTCAATATACGATACAATCAATTGATTTCACGTATATAACGAAAACATAAAAGTAGAAATTAAGCAATTTGTAAGTGCAAAACCAATACGAGAATGAAAACAGAAACTGCAATATTGAAACGAAAAACCgcattgtataaattaaattgcaaagataaataagccaaataaaatgacaaaaaaaacccaaaaaaaaaaaaaaaaaaacaattgcatatAGCGATTTGAAGTTCCTTTATTAATTTCAGGTATCCTCGAAGTTCCTTCTATAAGCAGGTAACTCCCTTTAAGccaaactaaacaaaaatttatgggCCTGTGGATTTCTATAAcctacaatatttataatatcgaATATATATTCCCTAATGAGATATTATTCAGTTTTCTTTCAATAAATAGTTATAATTCTATACTTCcttatatgtataagtataatGTATAAGTATAATGTATAAGTAATTactataattttctttaatctactaataataatatgttccATTATTTTTGGGGTGTGCAACCAAAACTTCATACTTATCGAATGATTGAATATAAAAGTATGATAGCGCTTGAAGGAGACACGCCTTTTTTGTTAGGAACAAAGATCCAATGATTACACCTCCATCTGTCTTAACACGACAGATGAATACCCTTTCGTTCCAGGCGGTAGTTCCCACTGAAACGGCATTCTCCTCGAGTATGCCATCATAGCTGCGAATCCATTCGTAGTCCATGTTATCATTTGTAGTCAGAAGCTGATAAGTTCTTGTTGTGAAGGGTACAATCTCAGTGCTGCCACTGGCAATTCCTGTTTCCGCCACTACACGAACAGGTACAATTGTTCCGGAGAAGTTCACTCGACCCACGTAGAGTTTGTACCCATAGGGATCAAGTCCGCCAATCAGAGCATTACTGGGAAGTGGATACGACAAATTTCCAGCCACCCAAGTTTGCTCCGCATCtaatttaatagaaatgtCAAACTTAATTTCTGAGGACTATAATCTCGGCGGTATTACTTACCATATTGTGAGGGAACGGCGTAGACCACGCCGAAGAGGGCAATGACCAACAGACAGGCAGACTTGTACATCTTTGAAAGTTCTCGTTAGACTGATACCTTCAAGCTGTGTCGAACTTCTTAAATAGGTCTCCCTTATCTGATATTGATAAGAATTGTGATAGGGGAATTACTACGAACAAGCttattgattataaattattgtaatcAAGGAATTATATAGAAACCTGTACCGGAACCGCAGGCCGAAATTAACcaacacatttaaaaaatgaaatttcaatcaaattttatttttaacttatgCCAATGACTTTTCTACTTTGATTGGCTTCAAAGActgttattatattattcaaattaatagttttatGTGATTTTCAGAAAATAAAGAGTCCTTAAAAACAACTTAtgtactcaaaaataaaagtttttagtatCTCTTGTAAATAACTGAAACGACAAAAATTcactttaattattatttaaagactgATAAAATTCGATTTCTTCTTAATacgataagaatttttaaatatggttTAAAAAATGTCCTTAAGTAACTACAACCAAtgctttgtatatttttcctcagttaattattttccctatttaattatttttccctattctttaaaatatatatagattatcGATAAATTCATAAATGTGTTTATGAATGCACCTACATTGCTTATGTAATAAGTACATAAGTATATCTGAATAGACCTGAATCCAAGAGGTTACAAATTCTTGAGAAATTTTATGTATCGTATAGACGTAAGTCCCTAGAAAAGGAAGATGCCTATGCTTAACTTGTCAAACTTGTTTGTCTCCATAACTGTCTTGCAAAATTCCACGaaattcaaaacaattgaTTAGATTTTACTTTGGGTGGCTCAATACgtcacaatatatttttagaatatcaATGGTCCTAAGATTATTGGTAGATTGTTATCAAAATGTAATTCCCTGACTATTAGATTAGCAAAGGGACCACAATCTAAAAACAATAGggaaaaaatcacttttatttttccagTTATTTAATCGATTCTGATAGTAAATTAGcaatgttttatatttcttgAACTAATCAAATCTTCAAAAGAAACGTTTAGTTTCTGTCTTACACGTGTCACGATATCAAAAGAGCTAGAATGACAAAGTTAAACACCATTACTGAAAATTTATAACAGTGGCTCTTATCAGTAAGTGATTCCCTCGAAAAGCGTATATAAACCTCAAAGGCAACCCCAGAAACCTCAGAACACACTTCGATCACTTTCCGGTCAGTATTCGCAATGTACTCTGCTAAGCAACTTTCTCTCTTGGCGCTGGTTCTTGCCCAGCTGTTGGGTGCCATCCAGTGTGGAGTCTACGATAGAGCAGACACTTGGGTTCTTTCCGACAAGTCAAAGAACATTCCAGAAAACGCAGTTCTGGGTGGCTTCGATCCTGACGGCTACAACAACTTCGTTGGACGCGTCACTTACAGCACCTACATTTTGCCAGCCCGTGTTGTTGCCGAAACTGGAGTTGCTTCCTACAACACCGAAACTTTGGCTAATACCGCAACCTCCTACGAACTGTTGGTGGCCAACGAGACCGTTAGCTATTACTGGAAGCGTAGCTTTGATGGATATTGGGAGAAGGATGCCGTTTCCGTGGGAACAAGCAATGTCAACGATCGTGTCTACGTTTGTCGAGGAAGAACCGATAGTGCTCTGTTGATTGGTACTCTTATTCTGCCCCAGAAGTACTGCATCATCCGGTATGCCAATCTACCTCTAAGACAGCTTGCCAAGTACGAGGTTTTGGCGCGCAAATGGAAGCCTGCCACGTGGATGCCACTCGTTgtataatttctaaaatacaaattacattttgcaaataaaacttGATAAAGTTAAACACCCGTTGTTTTGAATATACTGAACATTCCTGCAattaagatatatatacatgtactTACATTGTATATTGATCATGTCcttatgtgtatttttgtgtgACGGTTTTCAGCAAATAGAAACATTATATGTAATATAATGTATTGTATGTAAATTGTAATATGcataatatgtatgtagtaaatcgaaaaaatactAACAATTTTGAACTTAAATACATGTACGTTAATGGACATTAAAGTATGTATTGCatatagtttaatataattactattaaaaatggaaatttaccTCGTTTTAAAGTGATTTTATTTACGTGTATACGACACACAAGAAAAAATTCTATAAGTTTACTGAAATCTTAACTGAACATTAAGAACATGGTTGtatgaaatttgttgttatattatattaatatacaaaatctCTGCGTGAAAGGTAAAAGTCAAGTGAAGAAAGCATATTCAAGCCACCAAATTTCTGATAGCTGCACATTTTACAAAAAGATATAGCTTATcagaatttatttagaaatttttaaactgttaCCTCGTGCACatgttatttatgttaaaatatacaCTGCTATGGCCATACGATGCAAAGgttataaaattaacatataaatcacaatatatatatacgagagTGGTTTGATTTGTGCATTACTTCCATCAACTGCCATCTTATCTAAATTTGTATGCATGGAATTATAATAAACgatcacaaaataaaatataactagTCGGAatggctatagtcgagatcccgaccataggacacccgttacataaaaaatacttttaaaaaactgcttgtattgctttgaaaacattaattcgCCATTACTGCTGTTTTACTCGTCTGATCTGGCTATCGGCTCTGGATAACATTAATTATcacaaaataaacttattttattaaaaattgtgggtgtggtggtttttcgcgtagcttaaatttaaaacaaacttgatctgcgttgggtatatagaaatctgtgtgctaaacttggttactctatctcttttagtctctgagatccttttgttcatacggacttttacttattttttaagtaacgggtataaaaacacacatactaaaagtaaaacaataaagttcCTTGGACTAATTATTGACATGTATTTCTACGATTCATTAAATACATAagtctttttaataaaaggtTCCATTATTTTTGGGTTGAGCAATCAACACCTCATACTTGTCGAATGAGTGAATATACTCGTATGACAGAGCTTGAAGGAGGCATGCCTTTCTTGTTAGCAACAATGTTCCGATGATTACACCTCCATCGGTCCTAGCGCGGCAGATGAAAACCCTTTCGTTCCAGCCGGAAGTTCCCACTGAAACCGCATTCTCCTCGAGAATTCCATCGTAGCTGCGAGTCCATTCGTAGTCCATGTTATCACTGGTAGTCAGGAGCTGGTAAGTTCTTGTTGTGAAGGGTACAATGTCGGTGCTGCCACTGGCAATTCCTGTTTCCGCCACCACACGAACGGGTACAACTGATCCGGAGAAGTTCACTCGACCCACGTAGAGTTTGTATCCATAGGGATCAAGTCCGCCAACAAGGGCATTACTGGGAAGTGGATACGACAAATTTCCAGCCACCCAAGTTTGCTCCGCATCtaatttaacagaaatgtCAAACTTAATTTCTGAGGACTATAATCTCGGCGGTATTACTTACCATATTGTGAGGGAACGGCGTAGACCACGCCGAAGAGGACAATGACCAACAGACAGGCAGACTTGTACATCTTGGAGAGTTCTCGTTAGACTGATACCTTCAAGTCGTTTTGAACTGCTTATATAGGATTCTATTATCGCTTATCTAATTGAAACGAATTTTGATAGGGGAATTACTACTTATTCGTCTAAttgataacaataatatagTGATAGattcattataaaaatgtcaattagTTAAACGaactttaaaatgaaatccTTAGATAAGAAGGATCCCAGATGCCAACCAATTATCttatcaaatttgttattctCTATAATTTTCTTGTAATATTCCATGAAAACTTTGATAACtgattagattttattttgaagatCTTAAGACGTCACAATCTATTTATAGATTATCAAATAGTGAATCCCTGAGTAAAGTAACGAATGAGCCGCAATCTATTCCATCTAACCAATACTGTTAATTTGTTGCCAAATTTGTAATCGATTGTGAAtcattttttcataataaacaGAGTTAACAATATTGTATAATACTTGAGCTTATCATTTCTGCATAAGAAATGCTTAGTACCAGTCTTTTCACTTGTctacaacaaaagaaatagtGGCATAtctaatcaataaaaaaaagttagctCCATTGgctgaaaaatttacaatggCAATTATCAGGAAGTGATTCCCACCAAGAGCGTATATAAACCTCAAAGGCAACTTCACAGACCTCAGAACACACTTCGATCACTTACCGGTCAGTATTCGCAATGTACTCTGCTAAGCAACTTTCTCTGTTGGCGCTGGCTCTTGCCCAGCTGTTGGGTGCCATCCAGTGTGGAATCTACGATAATACGGATAGTTGGGTTCTTTCCGACAAGTCAAAGAACTTCCCCGAAAACGCAGTTCTTGGAGGCTTCGATACCAACGGTTACGACAACTTCGTTGGACGCGTCACTTACAGCTCCTACATCTTGCCAGCCCGTGTTGTTGCCGAGACTGGAGTTGCTTCCTACAACACCGAAACTGTAGCTAATACCGCAACCTCCTACGAGTTGTTGGTGGCCAATGAGACCGTTAGCTATCACTGGGCGCGCAGCTTCGATGGATATTGGGAGAAGAATGCCGTTTCCGTGGGAACAAGCAATGTCAACGATCGTGTCTACGTTTGCCGGGGTAGAACCGATAGTGGCGTCTTTATTGGTACACTTATTCTGGCTCAAAAGTACTGCATCATCCGGTACGGAAATCTACCCTTAAGACAGCTCGCCAAATACGAGGTGTTGATGCGCAAGTGGAAACCTGCTAAGTGGACACCACTCAATTTATAAGTTGATTGTCAACACCgattctttaataaaattttaactaattgaattgaatataaattgtCTTTACTTTCAAAGCAAATGTTTGTTTGATCTACGACTTTCCAAACGTTAGATAGGTGGTTTTAAGAGCTCTAGCATCTGCCtcttagaccccgtacttaaaaaaaagtacaggggtctattgggtttgttttaacgaatatgtgcgtaacaggcagaaggaggcgtggcagaccctataaagtatatatattcttgatcagcatcaatagccaagtcgatatagcaatgtccgtctgtctgtctgtccgtccgtctgtatgaacacctagatctcagagactataatagctagagacaccaaacttggtatgtaggttcctctatattgcaagcagatcaagtttatttcaaaatttggacacgccccctttatcgcctacaaatagaaaaaaaaaatttcatatccaaattataagaacaatttaaaagcttgtgacaccaaatttggtatgtagattcctcaatagTGCAGGcaaatatcatatagcgcccagaGGAACagtcggtcgaaaatcaagttttagtatgaaaaacttttttgtttaatgagatattgtaaccaaactaagagaaaatgcattaa
This genomic interval carries:
- the LOC117787861 gene encoding ubiquitin-conjugating enzyme E2 R2 isoform X2, with the protein product MTTAASTSQNASSTLMTAGGAGVGVTTTTTTSLTTTPSSSAVRALAMEYKSLQEEPVEGFRVKLMNDDNLFEWEVAIFGPPDTLYQGGYFKAHMKFPHDYPYSPPSIRFLTKVWHPNVYENGDLCISILHPPVDDPQSGELPCERWNPTQNVRTILLSVISLLNEPNTYSPANVDASVMYRRWRDSQDNEYPNIIRKQALAANAEAKREGIVVPMTLEDYCLKPTVKPSTESGLDANFYDDDFDLETEDLPTDSDEDDEDEDDDDDDDDDDDEDQDQGKGNGDSAAFSKNNVNTKCKNNNGLVSAKSAAAAAAADDTESADDSGKGETT
- the LOC117787861 gene encoding ubiquitin-conjugating enzyme E2 R2 isoform X1, with product MTTAASTSQNASSTLMTAGGAGVGVTTTTTTSLTTTPSSSAVRALAMEYKSLQEEPVEGFRVKLMNDDNLFEWEVAIFGPPDTLYQGGYFKAHMKFPHDYPYSPPSIRFLTKVWHPNVYENGDLCISILHPPVDDPQSGELPCERWNPTQNVRTILLSVISLLNEPNTYSPANVDASVMYRRWRDSQGKDNEYPNIIRKQALAANAEAKREGIVVPMTLEDYCLKPTVKPSTESGLDANFYDDDFDLETEDLPTDSDEDDEDEDDDDDDDDDDDEDQDQGKGNGDSAAFSKNNVNTKCKNNNGLVSAKSAAAAAAADDTESADDSGKGETT
- the LOC117787862 gene encoding uncharacterized protein LOC117787862 — translated: MYKSACLLVIALFGVVYAVPSQYDAEQTWVAGNLSYPLPSNALIGGLDPYGYKLYVGRVNFSGTIVPVRVVAETGIASGSTEIVPFTTRTYQLLTTNDNMDYEWIRSYDGILEENAVSVGTTAWNERVFICRVKTDGGVIIGSLFLTKKACLLQALSYFYIQSFDKYEVLVAHPKNNGTYYY
- the LOC117788383 gene encoding uncharacterized protein LOC117788383 is translated as MYSAKQLSLLALVLAQLLGAIQCGVYDRADTWVLSDKSKNIPENAVLGGFDPDGYNNFVGRVTYSTYILPARVVAETGVASYNTETLANTATSYELLVANETVSYYWKRSFDGYWEKDAVSVGTSNVNDRVYVCRGRTDSALLIGTLILPQKYCIIRYANLPLRQLAKYEVLARKWKPATWMPLVV
- the LOC117787310 gene encoding uncharacterized protein LOC117787310 isoform X2, translated to MYKSACLLVIALFGVVYAVPSQYDAEQTWVAGNLSYPLPSNALVGGLDPYGYKLYVGRVNFSGSVVPVRVVAETGIASGSTDIVPFTTRTYQLLTTSDNMDYEWTRSYDGILEENAVSVGTSGWNERVFICRARTDGGVIIGTLLLTRKACLLQALSYEYIHSFDKYEVLIAQPKNNGTFY
- the LOC117787310 gene encoding uncharacterized protein LOC117787310 isoform X1, producing MYKSACLLVIVLFGVVYAVPSQYDAEQTWVAGNLSYPLPSNALVGGLDPYGYKLYVGRVNFSGSVVPVRVVAETGIASGSTDIVPFTTRTYQLLTTSDNMDYEWTRSYDGILEENAVSVGTSGWNERVFICRARTDGGVIIGTLLLTRKACLLQALSYEYIHSFDKYEVLIAQPKNNGTFY